A region of Salvia splendens isolate huo1 chromosome 17, SspV2, whole genome shotgun sequence DNA encodes the following proteins:
- the LOC121775553 gene encoding prolyl 4-hydroxylase 1, with protein sequence MAASSMRFIFIILTFVTVGMIFGALLQLAFIRRLEESSGANSSLTRIQHLNGGISYWDDKEASVLRLGYVKPEVVSWSPRIIVFHNFLSAEECDYLRAISKPRLEVSTVVDARTGKGIKSKVRTSSGMFLTAEEREYPMIQAIEKRISVYAQVPVENGERIQVLRYEKNQFYRPHHDYFSDTFNLKYGGQRVATILMYLSDNVEGGETYFPKAGSGECSCGGKMAKGLCVKPNKGDAVLFWSMGLDGKSDPNSLHGGCEVLSGEKWSATKWMRQSATI encoded by the exons ATGGCTGCTTCTTCTATGAGATTTATCTTCATTATCCTCACGTTTGTAACTGTTGGAATGATTTTCG GAGCTTTGCTTCAGTTGGCATTTATTAGAAGATTGGAGGAGTCATCTG GGGCCAACTCTTCTTTGACAAGAATTCAGCATCTGAATGGAG GTATTTCATATTGGGATGATAAAGAAGCTTCAGTTTTGCGTCTTGGATAT GTAAAACCTGAAGTTGTTAGCTGGTCACCACGTATTATTGTGTTTCATAACTTCTTAAGTGCCGAG GAGTGCGATTACCTCAGAGCCATTTCCAAACCTCGTCTAGAGGTTTCTACTGTAGTGGATGCAAGAACTGGAAAG GGTATAAAGAGTAAAGTTAGGACAAGCTCTGGAATGTTTCTGACAGCTGAAGAAAGAGAGTATCCAATGATACAG GCAATTGAGAAACGGATTTCTGTGTATGCTCAAGTACCAGTTGAAAATGGGGAACGTATACAGGTTTTGAG GTATGAAAAGAATCAGTTTTACAGGCCACACCATGACTATTTCTCTGATACC TTCAATTTGAAGTACGGTGGTCAGAGAGTGGCAACCATACTCATGTATCTAAGCGACAATGTTGAGGGGGGAGAAACATACTTCCCAAAG GCTGGATCTGGCGAGTGTAGCTGCGGGGGGAAGATGGCCAAAGGATTGTGTGTGAAGCCGAATAAGGGAGATGCTGTGCTTTTCTGGAGCATG GGTCTTGATGGAAAATCGGATCCGAACAGCTTACATGGTGGATGTGAAGTACTATCAGGAGAGAAGTGGTCAGCCACAAAATGGATGAGACAAAGCGCTACTATCTAA